In Sphingobacterium sp. SYP-B4668, the sequence CACATCATGGATCCGGTATACTGGGCACTGGACCTGAAATATCCGAGCAAGGTGATCGGCAGCTCAACTTTGAGCAACCTGTACTCGCCGCCCCATGCGCAGATCGTGGAGTACACGTTCCCGGCGCGCAAGGCCGTTGGCAATGTGAAGATGCCGGAGGTGAAAGTGAGCTGGTACGACGGAGGGTTGCTTCCGCCGCGTCCTTCGGAACTCGCCGCAGGTGAGATGATGGGCGATTCCAACGGAGGTATCATCTTCATCGGAACCAAGGGCAAGATCATGACGGGCTGCTATGGTATGAACGCGACCCTTTTGCCCAAATCGCGGATGGCCAATTTCACGAAACCCAAGGCCAAGTTTGCCCGTATCCCAGGGGGCAACGGAGATATCTGGAATACGAATGCACATGAGCAGGACTGGATACGTGCGTGCAAGGAGAGTGCCGGCAACCGTAAGGAGTCCAGCTCTCACTTCGGATTTTCGGGTCCGTTCAACGAGACGGTGGTGATGGGGGTGCTGGCTGTTCGGTTACAGGGCCTCCACCGGGAATTGCTGTGGGACAGCGAGAAGATGCAGTTCACGAACATCTCTGCCAACGACAAGTTGAACATCGTATCTGTCGACGACTTCAAGGTCATCGATGGGGACCCGACGTTCGACCGCAGGTTTATCGAGATGAATGCGCAGGAAGCGGCCAATGAGTGGGTAAAGCATACCTATCACAATGGGTTCAGCTTGCCACCGATGCCGAACAGCTAAATTTTTTCATATTGTTGCGCAGCATTTTCCGGTGAAAACTGGAGAGTGCTGCATTTTTTTATATTTTTACAGTTAAATCGAACCCAATGAACCCCATAATGAAACTCATGCTTCCCATTGTCTTGTTGCTATGTACACTATCTAGTGTAAAAGCGCAGCAATTGAAATTTAACACATCCGGTAAGTACAAAATTGTACAATTTACAGATATTCACTATAAAGCGAATGTCGCAGCCTCGAAAAAATCTATAGACATGATGAATGCGACGCTGGAGGCGGAGAAACCAGATTTGGTTGTCTTTACGGGTGACATCGTCGTAGCTGATCCTTTAGCTCAAGGATGGGATGAGGTGCTGGCAACTGCTATTTCACGTAAAATCCCATATATGGTGACACTAGGCAACCATGATGATGAAGCTCAATGGAGCAGACCGGAGATAGCGAAATATATCAGCCAAAAACCTTTGTTGGTGAATAAACAGGTGGAGGTAGAAGGAGTACGAGGCGTGCTGAATGCACAAGTCAGTATCATGGGGACAAATGGTAAAGCAGGATACTCCCTGTATATCATGGACTCGAATGCTTATAGTAAGGTAAAATCAATACCAGGATACGACTGGTTTAGCCATGACCAGGTTTCTTGGTATGTCGATGCGAGTAAAAAAGTAAGGTCTGAAAATGATTCTATCGTACCTGCCTTGGCATTTTTTCATATTCCGTTGCCAGAATACCAAACGGCTTTTGATAACTTGAAAAATAAGCGGTTGGGTGTGCGTTATGAAGGTGAGGCAAGTCCTATCGTGAATTCGGGAATGTTTGTAGCGATGGCTACTGCAGGTGACGTTGTGGGGACCTTTGTCGGACATGATCATGTAAATGATTATTTGGTGGATTATCTTGGCGTAGGACTGGCCTATGGATGCTTTTCAGGAAGTGAGAATACATATGTGCGTGGAAAGAATGGAGCGCGTATCATCGAGATAAAAGAGGGGGTGAGGGCATTTCATACCTATATCAGAGAATCTGATGGTGCAATCCTTTATAAAACGGATTTCCCGTTTGCGAAAAAATAGCTTGCCTTATTTGTGGTGTGCTTTCTGCAAAAATATGAATCGATTAAGGTCGGCTGATTAAAATACCGGTATTATACAGAGGTGTTCTATTCTATCTTATTGTCCTTTATGTTACAGGAGATGTTGCATAAAGGACATAAGTGCTGTTCGAGTGGCGTCATCTTGAATCTGGCCAGTAGCATCTATCTTGCTCTTTATCCCACGTATGTGTAGGCTGGTCTCTGGACGGATAGCTGCACCTAGTGTTTGCAATATGCGTTGCAGTTCTGCATGGCCTTTCTCTCCATCGGCGGAGGCTGTCACGATACCTACAGGTTTGTCCATCCATACGGTACTGGCAACACACCATTCCAAGAGATTTTTTAATCCACTGGGGACGCTAAAGATATATTCTGGCGTGCAGATCAATACGACATCAGCGTCTTGGATAATCTGTCGCAAGGCTACAATCTCGATGGGTGGTTGATTTATACTTTCCACAGGGTCAAAATGAGGTATTTCTTTCAACCTATCAAAAATGAACAAACGGGCGCTGTCTTGAAGCTGCTCGTTTAGGAATTGGACAATCTTGTGACTTGAAGAGTCGGCGCTGGCGCTACCTATTATAGCGATGATATTTTGCATTGGAATAATGTGTGTGGTATGTTTTATAATAGCTCCTGAAAAGAGTATGGGTAATGTTCACCCATTAATTTCTTATATTCCAGCGTAAAGGATTGATAGGTTGAACGTGCTTCATCATCCATCTTTAATGTAATGTAGGCCCGTATTTTGGCCGCTAGGGCATAGTCGTTCAAGGGGTCGATCCTAAAAATCGTATTCGCCAATGATACAGTGCTATGCGGAGTTTGTGCGGCAATGCTTTTGTCCAATTCGCCGCGTAAGACAGGTTCTAACATCCGCTCGAGATTGGTTTTGAAGGTGTCAAAAACAGGGTCATTGGACGATTGGAGCAAGTGGCCCCTGTTCAATAGCTGAATCAATTCGTCGCGGCAGCTGCTCACATCGGTCGACAGTATTTGGATGCACCTGGTATAGTCGCAATACGAGCTTTCCGTCTGTACAATCTTGAATTTGCCTTTGTCAAATTCCAGTTCTATTCCGTCCAACTCACTGAGGGCCTTGCGTAGGTGATTAATGGTCACCCCGCGTGAATTCTTGACTTTGTCTTCGGGCTTGTCCGGCCATAGGATACTGCTGAGGTGCTTGGAGGTAATGCCATCTGTGAGGTTATGTTCCAATATTAGGCAAAGCGTTTGTTTGAGACGGGTACTAAAAAGATGGGTAATGTCTCGATGGGCCCTATCCAATACTTTAAATTCGCCGAATAGATAGATAGCATTGCCCCGGTCGATAGGGACTGTAGTTTCTGGCAACGGAGATGAAAAGGGCCTAAGGAGCCTTGATTTTGTTTTCTTCTTGTTGCGGTATAGGAAATAGACAGTGCCAACTGTCACCAATAAAAGGACGATAGCAATCAAAATCTTCGTTCGTGACGTATTACTTGGGTAGTCACTGAGCTGCGCCGACGAAATAGGGGGGAAACTTAAGCTATATACTTTAAGGGTAGAAGCGACATCATTCTTTGATTCTTGAACCAGGGCATAGAGACTACCCAGTTGGGCATCGTAGTAGAGTTGGGCACGGGTCGTAATCTTGTCAGAATAGATGGCTACTGAATCTCCTAAGATTTCATAGCTGCCGTCTTTGATGGAAAACTTGTAGAGCTTGAAAAAGGAATTGGATACATGCTCAGGGTATCCTAAAGTGTAGAAGTGTGTGCTGTCCGGAATAATAATGCCACGGGCTGGAACAATATTGGTCGATGCCCAAGGGATATCCCAAAGTTTGGTAATCTGCTTGGTGTCAATGTCAACCTTATGTAGGTCGTAAAAGTATTTCCTGCCAACGATATGTTCGCCCGATTCATTGCCCATCCCTCCAAAAATATAGGCGGTATTGTGTTCTTTTAAATAGCCAATGGAGAGAAAGTAACGGGGATAAATGACTTTTTCTTTGAAATCGGTTGCCATCTTCCAACTTCCGGAGTCGATGTCGTAATGATAAAATTTGTCACTGTAGCGCATCTGTCCATATCCACCAAAAATAGTGAATTGTCGATTCTGTGGATTATAAAAATAGCCGTGATGATGTAGCTCATTGTTGAGCTGATCATAGCTCTCAATCTTCCAAGTGTAGGTATCCAAGTCTAAACTGGCTACTGAAGGTCCGGTATAGGGATCTACATGATGGGTCTCGTAAACATAAAGCTTATTATGACTTGGGTCGATAAAATTCGTGCCGACCACCAGATCTACTGGACATTTTGAGGGGTATCGGATGGTTTTGGATTCTAGGGTCTTGACATTATATATGAGTATAGAGTCCTGATTGAAGTAATAAACCTCCTTACGAACGTCATTGTAATTGGAACCAGCTTGGGTGAGTGAAGCTGAAGTGGTGAGAAACTTCCATTTATAGGAATCGTTAATAAGCCACTCGGGATTGGATACATCACCAACGACGCGGCCTTGTATGTCGTGTACCTCATTTCCTTCATTCTCTCGCAAAGGTATCGTAATCGTCTGCTCGGTATTGCCTATCGTGAGATGTTTGATGGCAAAGTTTGGAAGGTCAATCAGATAGTCACTTTTTCCAAAAATAATCTTAGGGTGATAGGTGTCAGGTAGGTCAAGTCCTTGAGCAACTAATTCTCGGTTGTGTACCTGTAGCCTAATTTCATCTTTTAGCAAATCTACCTTGATATGCACTTTGAACCAACTCAGGTTTTGCAATTCATGGCGGTCTACTCGTACGGTGATAAGACTGCTCTTGCCTTCTTCATTCAATCGGAATACGCAATAATCCTGTTCTTCGTCATAAAAAAGGTTAAAAACCCGATTACTTTTCTCGTTTTTAATCCGGAGGATATAACCAATAGGATTGGGCGGGAATAGGGAGATATCGAAATCTATATCAAAGTAGTTGGTATAGGCCACCGTTTTGCGGCTCAATACTTCATAGGATGTCCTATTCTCAATCAGCTCATGGCCACCACTGAATTTTAATCCCTGGGCCAGCGATAGCTGAGGAATAAAAACACAGGATATTAGGAGCACATAGAATAATCTCATAGCTAGTTTGCAACAATAATTACCGAAGAATAGGATTAAAGAACGGATTTGTGGAATCTCTAAGGGCATATTCTCGAGTAGTCGACGTTTGGATTTAAAATAACCGAATATTCAGCAGGGGTAAAAGTATATAAAATTAAGTTTATTTGAAACTAAAAGGTTTTTGTAATCTCGATATGACAAAACAAAAACAAGAAACAATATACCCAAAAAATGCATAGGGTTAGCATTTTTCTTTTCATTTTAACCCATTTTTAACCCTGGATTTAATCATCCTCCCTTAATATTGTGGTCGATATCGAAGGTGAACCAATCTTTCGGATACCACGAATTATAAATTAAAATATGAGGAGAAAAGCAACTATAATGCGAATGGGCTTATGGCCTATTTTGATCGCAGCAGCAGTACCAAGTTTATATGGTTTTACTGCTCCCCCCCACCCAATATCCACTGTAAATACAACTCTTCTAAATAAAGAAGATCGTGCTGTCCAAAATTTGGATCGTGCTATACAATTGGTGGATCGTACCGTAGCTGTATATTTTAAAGGTGACGGAATGGAAATGGGCAGATTCTACAATCCTTTTACAAAAGTACGTTCGGACGAAAGGGGGAGTGTGTGGATGTATGGCTCGTCAATAGAAGCGGTCAATGCTATTTTGAAAAGTCTAAAAACATTAAAAGACAAGGGCAATTCGACACTATACGATAAACACTATACCCGCTATACCGCATTGCTAAATCAATTGTATGATAATGCGGCATACTACCTGGGGACATTCAACCTTACCTCTTTCACGCAAACAAAGGAATGGACAGTATACGCTGTGGATCGAGTTAATCAGAAGGGAAAGGCAAACGTATCGGGGATATTGAACGTGTATGATGATCAAATGTGGTTGATACGCGAATTTATTGAAGCGTATAAATTAACCGGAGAAAAGGCATATTTAACCCATGCGGAGTATCTGACAGCATATGTATTGGATGGATGGGATACCGGCCGTGACAATAAAGGTGACGAAATAGGAGGTATACCTTGGGGACCAGGTTATGTCACAAAGCATTCTTGTAGCAATGGCCCGATGGTGAGTCCATTGGTATGGCTACATGAGCTGTATAAAGGGAAGTCTGACAAAATCGAACATCGCTATATCGATGGAAAAGATAAGAAGACACGTAAAACCAAGCAAGAAAAAAAGAGTGATTACTACCTAGCTT encodes:
- a CDS encoding Gfo/Idh/MocA family protein, whose protein sequence is MTELSRRKFIKNAGALAAGFTIVQSHVLGKALGHVAPSDKLNIAGVGVGGMGRRNLANMKTENIVALCDVDWRYANKTFQDYPKAERFRDWREMFDKFGPSIDAIMVATPDHSHAGVTAHAMTLGKHCYTQKPLTHSVYESRLLAKLAKKYKVATQMGNQGNSFDWCREIAEWIHAGAIGEVTEVHCWTDRPIWPQGLMKPSGDMAVPKDLDWNGFIGSAEMRPYNAVYTPWNWRGWWDFGTGALGDMACHIMDPVYWALDLKYPSKVIGSSTLSNLYSPPHAQIVEYTFPARKAVGNVKMPEVKVSWYDGGLLPPRPSELAAGEMMGDSNGGIIFIGTKGKIMTGCYGMNATLLPKSRMANFTKPKAKFARIPGGNGDIWNTNAHEQDWIRACKESAGNRKESSSHFGFSGPFNETVVMGVLAVRLQGLHRELLWDSEKMQFTNISANDKLNIVSVDDFKVIDGDPTFDRRFIEMNAQEAANEWVKHTYHNGFSLPPMPNS
- a CDS encoding metallophosphoesterase family protein, with protein sequence MNPIMKLMLPIVLLLCTLSSVKAQQLKFNTSGKYKIVQFTDIHYKANVAASKKSIDMMNATLEAEKPDLVVFTGDIVVADPLAQGWDEVLATAISRKIPYMVTLGNHDDEAQWSRPEIAKYISQKPLLVNKQVEVEGVRGVLNAQVSIMGTNGKAGYSLYIMDSNAYSKVKSIPGYDWFSHDQVSWYVDASKKVRSENDSIVPALAFFHIPLPEYQTAFDNLKNKRLGVRYEGEASPIVNSGMFVAMATAGDVVGTFVGHDHVNDYLVDYLGVGLAYGCFSGSENTYVRGKNGARIIEIKEGVRAFHTYIRESDGAILYKTDFPFAKK
- a CDS encoding glycoside hydrolase family 76 protein, which codes for MRRKATIMRMGLWPILIAAAVPSLYGFTAPPHPISTVNTTLLNKEDRAVQNLDRAIQLVDRTVAVYFKGDGMEMGRFYNPFTKVRSDERGSVWMYGSSIEAVNAILKSLKTLKDKGNSTLYDKHYTRYTALLNQLYDNAAYYLGTFNLTSFTQTKEWTVYAVDRVNQKGKANVSGILNVYDDQMWLIREFIEAYKLTGEKAYLTHAEYLTAYVLDGWDTGRDNKGDEIGGIPWGPGYVTKHSCSNGPMVSPLVWLHELYKGKSDKIEHRYIDGKDKKTRKTKQEKKSDYYLAFAKKIYNWQKQYLITSQGVYDDMMGGCQPDCNLAYETINGVKYRKSTLLTDRLGPTFSYNSGTMLSGGADLYRATRDKSYLRDVSELSDASFRHFAKLGATVPGYYTYDVRGFNNWFNGVLMRGYMDVLPMHKATATYLDSFQKNLDYGYDNYLYEGHLPTNLLGGWDKDKEKNGVESMFMFTYAAQYAVLAQFELEKSQ
- a CDS encoding NADPH-dependent FMN reductase, encoding MQNIIAIIGSASADSSSHKIVQFLNEQLQDSARLFIFDRLKEIPHFDPVESINQPPIEIVALRQIIQDADVVLICTPEYIFSVPSGLKNLLEWCVASTVWMDKPVGIVTASADGEKGHAELQRILQTLGAAIRPETSLHIRGIKSKIDATGQIQDDATRTALMSFMQHLL